One genomic window of Daphnia pulex isolate KAP4 chromosome 12, ASM2113471v1 includes the following:
- the LOC124209239 gene encoding histone deacetylase HDA1-like isoform X2: MISFLASMPYLDSTTTIASGLLKGQHGIALNKVFVPKHQQIPIQHKDIVAFASISKFSYFFHYPPTEISEEPLPKKLCLNRNTCALQTPLGSTESLDRTMKNKKIDTQLVTKCDKGVPSNKLHRQNEDDFAEKTKEVEELGARISKENQALIEHNANVQKFTTGTDILQEQLKRIRYLREETMNELSKVKESYKCLEKESKHDFDKSEDERMLPNRQFSENVSSQLKDCLIPILDEIAKFKAIIADLADEIEKLSSDRFEKQNENQTVNFQATSVNLTIKPEKNLVDGVLLQQKNTSLEEDRRLVGSNHRILTEIKENKESTILRTINCKTSGNSGKNGTSRVLLSPDRLVKERDEDKLVVTRRFVPKHRVCYVYDERMALHRNVKQPSHLEQPARITSVYQKLQESGVLDRCLQLDARIATREELLWLHTADYVDELSATSEKKQSILTALERQYDSVFLCPETYQAALLSAGSSLQVVESILSGESRSGFAVIRPPGHHAESDEAFGFCYFNNTALAAKYAIENHQLERILIVDWDIHHGNGIQKMFEEDPRVLYISLHRLDIFPFNPENCDCNMVGTGPGVGFNVNIAWPSKGMGDSEYLAAFRRIIMPIANQYNPQLVLVAAGFDAALGDPLGGCKVSPEGYGQMCHMLTSLAEGRVAVLLEGGYNLKSVSDSMLMCANTLLGDPLPTTLIGALQPGAAVTIQRVAHYLLPYWSSLDVDVHSEEKNTKQKG; the protein is encoded by the exons catattttttccattaCCCACCAACCGAAATCAGTGAAGAGCCACTTCCCAAAAAGTTGTGTCTGAATAGGAACACTTGTGCCTTACAAACTCCATTGGGTTCTACAGAATCTCTTGATAGGAccatgaaaaataagaaaattgataCACAACTTGTAACAAAATGTGATAAAGGAGTGCCTAGCAACAAATTACATCGGCAAAATGAG GACGATTTcgcagaaaaaacaaaagaggtgGAGGAGCTTGGTGCAAGGATCAGTAAAGAAAATCAGGCCCTTATTGAGCACAATGCGAATGTCCAGAAATTCACGACCGGAACTGATATCCTACAG GAGCAATTAAAAAGGATCCGATATCTAAGAGAAGAAACTATGAACGAACTTTCCAAGGTCAAAGAATCCTATAAGTgtttagaaaaagaatcaaagcaTGACTTTGACAAATCTGAGGATGAAAGGATGCTACCAAACCGACAATTCagtgaaaatgtttcatcCCAGTTAAAAGATTGCCTGATTCCGATATTAGACGAGATAGCAAAATTTAAAGCAATTATTGCAGACCTGGCAGACGAGATTGAAAAACTAAGTTCAGAccgatttgaaaaacaaaatgaaaatcaaacagTAAATTTTCAAGCGACTTCAGTTAACTTAACAATTAAACCCGAGAAGAATTTAGTCGACGGAGTGTTGTTGCAGCAGAAAAATACGTCACTGGAAGAAGACAGGCGTCTAGTCGGAAGTAATCATAGGATCCTTACGGAAATTAAAGAGAACAAGGAGTCGACCATCTTAAGAACGATCAATTGCAAAACTTCTG GAAATTCTGGTAAAAACGGAACGTCGAGGGTTTTGCTTTCACCTGATCGTCTGGTTAAAGAACGGGATGAAGACAAATTAGTAGTAACGCGTCGCTTTGTCCCCAAACATCGAGTTTGTTACGTCTACGACGAAAGAATGGCGCTTCATCGGAACGTTAAACAACC GAGCCATTTGGAACAACCTGCTCGCATCACCTCCGTGTACCAGAAGCTTCAGGAGTCCGGAGTGTTAGATCGGTGTCTCCAACTGGATGCTCGAATCGCCACCCGTGAGGAGCTACTTTGGCTGCATACAGCCGATTACGTCGACGAACTATCCGCGACTTCAGAGAAGAAGCAGTCGATTCTCACCGCGTTGGAACGACAATACGACTCGGTTTTTCTCTGCCCGGAAACATACCAAGCTGCACTGCTGTCAGCTGGTTCTTCTTTGCAAGTCGTCGAAAGCATCCTGAGCGGCGAAAGTCGAAGTGGATTCGCCGTCATCCGGCCACCAGGACATCATGCGGAAAGTGATGAGGCTTTTGGTTTTTGCTATTTCAACAATACGGCGTTAGCAGCTAAATACGCCATCGAGAACCATCAGCTAGAAAG AATTCTTATCGTCGACTGGGATATTCATCATGGGAACGGGAtccagaaaatgtttgaagaaGATCCTCGAGTGCTGTACATTTCTTTACACCGCCTGGACATCTTCCCTTTCAACCCCGAGAACTGTGATTGCAATATGGTGGGCACAGGACCGGGGGTGGGCTTCAACGTCAACATCGCTTGGCCCAGT aaaggaATGGGCGACTCGGAGTATCTAGCAG CATTTCGACGAATTATCATGCCGATCGCCAACCAATATAATCCACAGTTAGTTCTCGTGGCAGCCGGATTCGACGCGGCTCTTGGAGATCCTTTGGGTG GTTGCAAGGTTTCTCCAGAAGGGTACGGCCAAATGTGCCATATGCTGACTTCCCTGGCCGAAGGACGGGTTGCCGTCCTATTGGAAGGCGGTTACAATCTGAAATCGGTTTCTGATTCCATGCTGATGTGCGCCAATACTTTGCTCGGAGATCCCTTGCCTACAACGTTGATTGGAGCGCTCCAACCGGGAGCAGCCGTCACCATTCAGCGCGTCGCCCACTACTTACTTCCCTACTGGAGTTCACTGGATGTCGATGTTCACAGTGAGGAGAAGAACACAAAACAGAAAGGCTGA